In Humulus lupulus chromosome 6, drHumLupu1.1, whole genome shotgun sequence, a single genomic region encodes these proteins:
- the LOC133785322 gene encoding uncharacterized protein LOC133785322: MTKQQKMTYTSNLIQPSINDFVDVHCGSVVDGDLGSQSTSSFAAVLTEVPELRDDNFKIWKEIVLFHLRCASMEYAITNYEPATIKETSTEDEIALRNKWERSNRLSIMFIMTKIPNGMCGSVEQHEKFKDFIKAIEEQYNTFDKPINFNTLFLQLSSSKLTRIRGVREHITKIRDTAEQLKKFNVEITESFLGLYILSNLPSHHMPFKISYNTHKDKVEYQ, from the exons ATGACAAAGCagcaaaagatgacttacactagcaatctcattcaaccctctattAATGATTTCGTGGATGTCCATTGTGGCAGTGTCGTTGATGGCGACCTGG GTTCTCAATCTACCTCTAGTTTTGCTGCTGTCCTAACCGAAGTTCCTGAGCTTAGGGATGATAATTTCAAAATATGGAAGGAGATAGTTCTCTTCCATTTACGATGCGCAAGCATGGAATACGCAATCACGAATTATGAACCTGCTACAATCAAGGAGACCAGTACTGAAGATGAGATCGCGCTGCGTAACAAATGGGAGCGATCCAATCGTCTGAGTATCATGTTCATCATGACCAAGATTCCTAATGGAATGTGTGGGTCGGTGGAGCAGCATGAAAAGTTCAAAGACTTTATTAAAGCCATTGAAGAGCAGTACAACACATTTGATAAGCCCATTAATTTCAACACTCTCTTCCTCCAGCTCTCATCATCAAAGCTCACTAGAATTAGAGGCGTACGTGAGCACATCACCAAGATAAGAGACACCGCTGAACAACTGAAGAAGTTCAATGTGGAGATAACTGAATCCTTCCTGGGTCTTTACATCCTTAGCAATCTTCCCTCACATCACatgcctttcaaaatttcctacaacacacacaAGGACAAAGTGGAGTATCAATGA